In Silene latifolia isolate original U9 population chromosome 3, ASM4854445v1, whole genome shotgun sequence, a single window of DNA contains:
- the LOC141648293 gene encoding ubiquitin-conjugating enzyme E2 8-like, giving the protein MASRRILKELKELERDPPSSCSAGPVAEDMFHWQATIYGPNESPYAGGVFLVNIHFPPDYPFKPPKVAFKTKVFHPNINSNGSICLDILKEQWSPALTISKVLLSICSLLTDPNPDDPLVPEFAHLYKSDRARYESMARNWTQKYAMVDFM; this is encoded by the exons ATGGCGTCTCGAAGAATCTTGAAAGAGCTCAAGGAACTCGAAAGAGACCCCCCGAGTTCATGCAGTGCCG GTCCAGTAGCAGAAGATATGTTCCATTGGCAAGCAACCATTTATGGTCCAAACGAAAGTCCTTACGCTGGTGGCGTCTTCCTCGTTAACATCCATTTTCCTCCTGATTATCCCTTCAAGCCTCCTAAG GTGGCCTTCAAGACTAAAGTCTTCCATCCAAATATTAATAGCAATGGAAGTATTTGCCTTGATATACTCAAGGAGCAATGGAGTCCTGCACTCACTATATCCAAG GTTCTACTGTCCATCTGCTCCTTGCTAACGGATCCGAACCCAGACGATCCCTTGGTACCGGAGTTTGCTCACTTGTACAAGTCGGACCGAGCGAGGTACGAGTCGATGGCACGTAACTGGACGCAGAAGTATGCCATGGTAGACTTCATGTAA
- the LOC141648292 gene encoding rac-like GTP-binding protein ARAC3, translated as MSASRFIKCVTVGDGAVGKTCMLISYTSNTFPTDYVPTVFDNFSANVVVDGSTVNLGLWDTAGQEDYNRLRPLSYRGADVFILAFSLISKASYENVFKKWIPELRHYAPNVPIILVGTKLDLRDDKQFFMDHPGAVPITTAQGEELKKQTGAVAYIECSAKTQQNIKAVFDAAIKVVLQPPKHKKRKKRKSQKGCSIL; from the exons ATGAGCGCATCAAGGTTCATAAAGTGTGTAACTGTTGGTGATGGAGCTGTTGGAAAAACTTGCATGCTCATCTCTTACACTAGCAACACTTTCCCCACT GATTATGTGCCAACAGTTTTTGACAATTTCAGTGCCAATGTGGTAGTGGACGGAAGCACTGTTAATCTAGGGTTATGGGACACTGCCG GTCAGGAAGATTACAACAGACTGAGGCCGTTAAGCTATCGTGGGGCTGATGTCTTTATTCTTGCATTTTCACTTATTAGCAAAGCCAGTTATGAAAATGTTTTCAAGAAA TGGATTCCTGAATTGAGGCATTACGCTCCTAATGTGCCAATTATTCTTGTTGGAACAAAACTTG ATCTTCGTGACGACAAACAATTTTTTATGGATCACCCTGGTGCAGTGCCTATCACAACAGCTCAG GgagaggagctgaagaaacagacTGGAGCAGTTGCATATATCGAGTGTAGTGCGAAAACACAGCAG AACATAAAGGCCGTATTTGACGCTGCTATCAAAGTGGTTCTCCAACCACCAAAACacaagaagagaaagaagagaaagtCGCAGAAAGGTTGTTCGATACTGTAA
- the LOC141648295 gene encoding beta-galactosidase 14-like: protein MGEGINFTLIVTLLLLFFNVHCKGDNDDVEEKPGQAIGVTYDGRSLLIDGKRELLYSGSVHYPRMPVSMWDDVLQKCRDGGLNLIQTYVFWNVHEPIKGQFNFTGNNDLVKFLKLVAEKEMWVTLRIGPFIQAEWNHGGLPYWLREEPNITFRTDNPAYKMQMERWVTMVVNMMKDNKLYATQGGPIILSQIENEYDHVREAFDEGAERYIKWAANMAIGLKTGVPWLMCKQKDAPGEVINACNGRHCGDTFEGPNAPTKPRLWTENWTAQYRVFGDAPSQRAAEDIAFSVARWFSKNGSHVNYYMYFGGTNFGRTAASFVTTRYYDEAPIDEFGLIRDPKWGHLKDLHRALKLTKKAIIAGNYGVQKFNEDLEATYYEKGELCAGFLWNNHTHLEQTVKFKGNEHVVPPKSISILPDCKTVVYNTEYIVSQHSAREFVRAENANNGLKWEKTTEIIPMKGFFTREPREQFSTVKDSSDYLWYKTSIELDNLDLPFKKSLQPVLQVLSLGHVLLAFVNGEYIGTAHGVKREYTFPYQAAIRLKEGVNNISILSCTVGMPDSGSYMEHRFTGIRTVELLGLGTGNLDLTLNGWHHTIGLEGERLKYFTEEGSKKAKWTPAKGAGKALTWYKAYFDAPEGDDPLTIRMENMTKGIVWVNGESIGRYWSSYLTILKRPSQNEYHLPRSFLKPKDNFIVILDEAGGDIDTVQIETVNRDSICSYISEVMPADVWAWKRDDKQIIPLGNETPKPKAQLKCPKDKVVTKVEFAGFGNPYGVCGYYIAGNCTASNSQQIVEQNCMGKDKCEIPIDRNLFDKNACPELKTKTLAVQLRCGRKG, encoded by the exons ATGGGAGAAGGTATAAACTTTACGTTGATCGTAACTCTTTTACTATTGTTTTTCAACGTACATTGTAAAGGAGACAACGATGATGTAGAGGAGAAACCAGGTCAAGCAATTGGTGTCACGTATGATGGTCGATCCCTATTGATTGATGGCAAGAGAGAACTTCTCTACTCCGGCTCCGTCCATTACCCTCGTATGCCTGTCTCG ATGTGGGACGATGTACTTCAAAAATGTAGAGACGGTGGTTTGAACTTGATCCAAACTTACGTCTTTTGGAACGTTCATGAACCCATTAAAGGCCAG TTCAATTTCACTGGAAATAATGATCTGGTAAAATTTCTAAAGTTAGTTGCTGAAAAAGAAATGTGGGTGACCCTTCGAATCGGACCCTTCATTCAAGCAGAATGGAACCATGG AGGACTTCCATACTGGCTAAGAGAGGAGCCTAACATCACTTTCAGAACAGATAATCCTGCTTACAAG ATGCAAATGGAGAGATGGGTTACCATGGTTGTAAATATGATGAAGGATAACAAGCTTTATGCTACACAAGGAGGTCCTATCATTTTGTCTCAG ATTGAGAACGAGTACGATCATGTAAGGGAGGCCTTCGATGAAGGTGCAGAAAGATACATCAAATGGGCCGCAAACATGGCCATCGGCCTTAAAACCGGTGTTCCATGGCTCATGTGCAAGCAAAAGGATGCCCCTGGCGAAGTG ATCAATGCTTGCAACGGAAGGCACTGCGGAGACACATTCGAAGGACCAAATGCACCAACCAAGCCACGTCTATGGACTGAGAATTGGACTGCTCA GTATAGAGTGTTCGGAGATGCTCCATCTCAAAGAGCAGCAGAGGATATTGCCTTCTCAGTTGCGCGCTGGTTTTCAAAGAATGGAAGCCATGTCAACTATTATATG TACTTTGGTGGTACAAACTTTGGAAGAACAGCTGCCTCCTTTGTAACGACTCGTTACTATGACGAAGCCCCAATTGATGAATTTG GCTTGATAAGAGATCCAAAATGGGGACATTTGAAGGATTTGCACCGTGCCCTTAAGCTAACCAAGAAGGCAATTATCGCGGGTAATTATGGTGTTCAGAAATTCAATGAAGATTTGGAG GCAACCTATTATGAAAAGGGAGAACTTTGTGCTGGTTTCCTATGGAACAACCACACTCATCTCGAACAAACCGTTAAATTCAAAGGCAACGAACATGTGGTTCCACCTAAGTCGATCAGCATTCTCCCTGACTGCAAGACTGTTGTCTACAACACTGAATAT ATTGTATCTCAACATAGCGCAAGGGAATTTGTTAGGGCTGAGAACGCAAACAACGGTCTAAAATGGGAGAAAACCACAGAAATCATACCAATGAAAGGTTTCTTTACAAGGGAACCTAGAGAACAGTTTAGCACTGTGAAAGACTCCTCTGATTATCTGTGGTACAAAACCAG TATAGAATTGGACAATCTTGACTTGCCTTTCAAAAAATCCCTCCAACCAGTCCTTCAAGTCCTCAGTCTAGGCCATGTCTTACTCGCTTTTGTCAACGGAGAGTATATAG GAACCGCACATGGAGTAAAGAGAGAATATACCTTTCCATACCAAGCAGCCATTAGACTCAAGGAAGGTGTAAACAACATCTCGATTCTGAGCTGCACAGTTGGAATGCCG GACAGTGGAAGCTACATGGAACATAGATTCACTGGTATCAGGACAGTGGAGCTCCTAGGTCTGGGGACAGGAAACCTTGATCTAACGTTGAACGGCTGGCATCACACG ATTGGTTTAGAAGGAGAGAGGCTCAAGTATTTCACTGAAGAAGGATCAAAGAAAGCCAAATGGACTCCTGCTAAAGGAGCTGGAAAAGCTCTTACTTGGTACAAG GCCTACTTTGATGCACCAGAAGGAGATGATCCGCTAACTATTAGGATGGAAAACATGACAAAAGGTATCGTCTGGGTCAATGGTGAAAGCATAGGACGTTACTGGTCATCCTACCTCACAATACTGAAAAGGCCATCACAAAATGA GTACCACCTACCAAGATCGTTTCTCAAGCCTAAAGACAACTTCATAGTGATTCTGGATGAGGCAGGAGGAGACATCGATACAGTTCAGATCGAGACAGTGAACAGGGACAGTATATGTAGCTACATCTCAGAGGTCATGCCAGCCGACGTGTGGGCATGGAAGAGGGACGACAAGCAAATTATACCTCTGGGCAATGAAACACCAAAGCCTAAGGCGCAACTCAAGTGTCCTAAGGACAAAGTTGTGACCAAGGTTGAGTTTGCTGGCTTTGGCAATCCTTATGGTGTTTGTGGGTATTACATTGCAGGAAACTGCACTGCCTCTAACAGCCAACAGATTGTTGAGCAG AACTGCATGGGAAAAGACAAATGCGAAATACCAATAGACAGGAACCTGTTTGACAAGAATGCTTGCCCTGAATTAAAAACCAAGACCTTAGCCGTCCAACTACGATGTGGCCGCAAAGGCTAG
- the LOC141648296 gene encoding beta-galactosidase 13-like — MSRYGKCMLTLALVLFLTAHAEEKNGKQLGVTYDSRSLLINGRREFLYSGSVHYPRLPMEMWGDILDKCKEGGLNVIQTYVFWGLHEPVKGQYNFTGRYDVVKFFKMIAERGMWATIRVGPFVQAEWNNGGYPFWLRKEPNIIYRTDNEVFKAHTKRWVTTVISLMKENKLFASQGGPIILSQIENEYDHVRGAFRDGAAERYIKWAGNMAVAQETGVPWIMCKQKDAPGPVINACNGRHCGETFDGPNAPNKPSLWTENWTTQFKSFGEIASQRSAEDTAYGVARWFSKNGSHTNYYMYYGGTNFARTASDFATTGYYDEAPIDHFGLLREPKFGHLKDLHRALTLSKKAMLAGRYKIEVFGPEFEARFYEKDNLCAAFIWNNRSHVTLKANFKGKEHAIPPKSISILPDCKTVVYNTNYMLSQHNAREFVRSEKANKGLNWVKTSESLPTKGHVFTRSPLEQFTTTEDTTDYLWYSTSIDLDNVDLPFKKSTKPVLQLRCLGDALLAFVNGEFVGTGHGYHRSPTFPFQAPVKLKEGVNNITILTTTVGMPDSGSYMEKRMAGLRFLELQGLGSGDLDLSYNGWHHKVGLEGEKLKYFTEEGANKAKWTSAKASGKPLTWYKTYFDEPEGQDPVAIRVANMTKGMIWINGESIGRYWSTFLTLRQTPSQSEYHIPRSYLKPKDNFLVIFDEAGGNIDTVQIETVNRDTICGIVGEDMPASVYSWKRDDRDILSVVDDTQPKVSLKCPKDKVISHVDFASFGNPYGVCGYFLLGNCTSPISQKIVEEHCLGKDSCRVPVSRNLFDKDQKLCPELPKTLAVQVRCTKKH, encoded by the exons ATGTCAAGGTATGGTAAGTGCATGCTTACCTTGGCCCTGGTGCTTTTCCTCACTGCGCATGCTGAAGAGAAGAATGGCAAACAACTTGGCGTGACCTATGATTCTCGGTCCTTGTTGATTAATGGCCGAAGAGAGTTCCTCTATTCCGGATCTGTCCATTACCCGCGTCTCCCTATGGAG ATGTGGGGGGATATCCTAGACAAATGCAAAGAGGGAGGCTTGAATGTGATCCAGACTTATGTTTTTTGGGGCCTTCATGAGCCTGTTAAGGGCCAG TATAACTTCACAGGCAGATATGATGTTGTGAAATTCTTCAAGATGATTGCTGAGAGAGGCATGTGGGCGACCATCAGGGTTGGACCTTTCGTCCAGGCAGAATGGAACAATGG AGGATATCCATTCTGGCTAAGAAAGGAGCCCAACATTATATACAGAACAGATAATGAAGTATTCAAG GCACATACTAAGAGATGGGTCACCACGGTGATCAGCTTGATGAAGGAAAACAAGCTATTTGCCTCACAGGGCGGGCCTATCATTTTGTCTCAG ATCGAGAATGAGTATGATCACGTAAGAGGAGCCTTCAGAGATGGCGCAGCAGAGAGGTACATCAAATGGGCAGGAAACATGGCCGTTGCCCAGGAAACTGGTGTGCCATGGATCATGTGCAAGCAAAAGGATGCACCAGGACCAGTG ATTAATGCTTGCAATGGTAGACATTGTGGAGAAACATTCGACGGTCCTAATGCACCTAACAAGCCATCACTATGGACAGAGAACTGGACTACTCA GTTCAAAAGTTTCGGAGAGATAGCTTCTCAAAGGTCAGCTGAGGACACTGCCTACGGAGTGGCTCGTTGGTTCTCAAAGAATGGAAGTCATACTAACTACTACATG TACTATGGTGGTACAAACTTTGCAAGAACTGCTTCCGACTTTGCCACCACTGGATACTATGATGAAGCTCCAATTGATCACTTTG GGTTGTTAAGAGAGCCCAAATTCGGACACTTGAAGGATCTCCACCGTGCTTTGACACTCAGCAAGAAAGCAATGCTAGCGGGGAGGTACAAAATTGAGGTGTTTGGCCCAGAATTTGAG GCACGCTTCTACGAGAAGGATAATCTTTGTGCAGCCTTCATATGGAACAACCGTTCTCATGTGACGCTTAAGGCTAATTTTAAAGGGAAAGAGCACGCCATCCCTCCCAAGTCTATCAGTATTTTGCCTGACTGCAAGACTGTTGTCTACAACACTAACTAT ATGCTAAGTCAACATAACGCAAGAGAATTTGTAAGGTCCGAAAAGGCTAACAAGGGTCTAAACTGGGTGAAGACCTCTGAGTCTCTACCAACTAAGGGGCATGTATTCACAAGAAGCCCACTGGAACAATTCACCACCACGGAGGACACAACCGACTATCTATGGTACAGTACCAG CATAGATCTAGACAATGTTGATTTGCCATTCAAAAAATCCACTAAACCAGTCTTGCAGCTTCGCTGTCTAGGAGATGCCTTGCTCGCCTTTGTAAATGGAGAATTCGTAG GAACGGGGCATGGATACCATAGATCACCCACATTTCCTTTCCAAGCACCCGTAAAGCTGAAGGAAGGTGTAAATAACATAACAATTTTGACTACCACAGTTGGAATGCCG GATAGCGGAAGCTATATGGAAAAAAGAATGGCAGGGCTCAGGTTTTTGGAGCTCCAAGGATTGGGAAGTGGAGACCTAGACCTGTCTTACAATGGATGGCATCATAAG GTTGGGTTGGAAGGCGAGAAGCTCAAGTACTTCACCGAGGAAGGAGCAAACAAAGCTAAATGGACCTCTGCGAAGGCATCTGGGAAGCCTCTTACCTGGTACAAG ACATATTTTGACGAACCAGAAGGACAAGATCCAGTGGCTATCAGGGTGGCTAACATGACGAAAGGAATGATTTGGATCAACGGAGAAAGTATAGGACGTTATTGGTCTACCTTCCTTACACTTAGGCAAACACCTTCTCAAAGCGA GTACCACATACCAAGATCATACCTTAAGCCTAAAGACAACTTCTTGGTGATCTTTGATGAGGCTGGAGGGAACATTGACACAGTCCAAATCGAGACAGTGAACCGGGACACCATATGCGGCATTGTAGGCGAAGACATGCCAGCTAGCGTCTACTCATGGAAGAGGGATGACAGGGATATCCTTTCTGTAGTGGACGACACACAGCCTAAGGTATCACTTAAGTGTCCTAAGGACAAAGTCATCTCTCATGTTGACTTTGCAAGCTTTGGCAATCCTTACGGTGTTTGTGGCTACTTCCTTCTTGGCAACTGCACCTCTCCCATCAGCCAAAAGATCGTTGAGGAG CACTGCTTGGGAAAAGACAGTTGCAGGGTCCCAGTTAGCAGGAATCTATTTGACAAGGACCAGAAGCTCTGCCCAGAATTACCAAAAACTTTGGCTGTGCAAGTAAGATGCACCAAAAAGCACTAG